The proteins below come from a single Pseudomonas chlororaphis genomic window:
- a CDS encoding precorrin-6Y C5,15-methyltransferase, with product MTPWLTVVGIGEDGFKGLGRTARHALLRASHIVGSPRQLALLPVCIRGERASWPNPFSLDSLLARQGEPVCVLASGDPMFYGVGASLSRQVPGDQMLIIPAPSSCSLAAARMGWPLQEVVTLSLVARPLAALNAHLSTGVRLLLLSNDRHSPAAVAALLRERGFGASRMSVLEHLGGAAERRIDATADQWPDAAVADLNLIALECQAEPSALRLSRLAGLPDSAFEHDGQLTKRDVRAVTLARLAPTPGELLWDVGAGSGSIGIEWMRAHPSCRALAIEADEGRQGLIERNRDRLGVPGLHLIRGRAPQALEGLERPDAVFIGGGVTREGVLDACWAQLKPGGRLVANAVTLQSEMTLMDFRERHGGELTRLHIAQAQPLGEFDTWRQALPITLLDLTKPLDA from the coding sequence CATTGTCGGCAGCCCTCGCCAGCTGGCGCTGTTGCCGGTGTGCATCCGCGGCGAACGGGCATCGTGGCCCAACCCGTTTTCCCTGGACTCACTGCTGGCGCGACAGGGCGAGCCGGTGTGCGTGCTCGCCAGTGGCGACCCCATGTTCTATGGCGTCGGCGCCAGCCTGTCCAGGCAGGTCCCGGGGGATCAGATGCTGATCATCCCGGCACCGTCTTCCTGCTCACTGGCGGCGGCGCGCATGGGTTGGCCGCTGCAAGAGGTGGTCACCCTGTCGCTGGTGGCGCGGCCCCTGGCGGCGCTCAATGCGCACCTGTCCACCGGCGTCAGGCTGCTGCTGCTGAGCAATGACCGCCACAGCCCCGCCGCCGTGGCGGCCTTGCTGCGCGAACGTGGGTTCGGCGCCAGCCGCATGAGCGTGCTGGAACACCTCGGCGGCGCGGCGGAACGGCGCATCGACGCCACTGCCGACCAATGGCCCGACGCGGCGGTTGCAGACCTCAACCTGATCGCCCTCGAATGCCAGGCAGAGCCGTCGGCGTTGCGCCTGTCGCGCCTGGCCGGGTTGCCGGACAGCGCCTTCGAGCACGACGGCCAGTTGACCAAGCGTGATGTGCGCGCCGTGACCCTGGCACGCCTGGCCCCCACGCCGGGTGAGTTGCTCTGGGATGTCGGCGCCGGCAGCGGTTCCATCGGTATCGAATGGATGCGCGCCCACCCCAGCTGTCGGGCCCTGGCGATTGAAGCCGACGAAGGCCGCCAAGGCTTGATCGAACGCAACCGCGACCGCCTCGGCGTGCCGGGCCTGCACCTGATCCGCGGCCGGGCCCCGCAAGCGCTGGAAGGACTGGAGCGCCCGGACGCGGTGTTCATCGGCGGCGGTGTCACCCGCGAAGGCGTGCTCGATGCCTGCTGGGCGCAACTCAAGCCCGGCGGTCGGCTCGTGGCGAACGCCGTGACGCTGCAAAGCGAGATGACCCTCATGGACTTTCGTGAACGCCACGGCGGCGAACTGACCCGGCTCCACATCGCCCAGGCCCAGCCACTGGGCGAGTTCGACACCTGGCGCCAGGCGTTGCCGATTACCTTGCTGGACCTGACGAAACCCCTCGATGCGTGA
- a CDS encoding TonB-dependent receptor yields the protein MSRFSAGIALGSAQANCPPNEPRVRLPSTVAALCGLLLTPHALADEHDHHQGQVEELSPTVITAIAPSSPLTVVTNPKDPRQPVPASDGGDYLKTIPGFALVRNGGTNGDPVLRGMFGSRLNILTNGSMLLGACPGRMDAPTSYISPETYDKLTVIKGPQTVLWGPGSSAGTILFDREPEQFGELGTRVNASVLAGSNGRFDKVLDAAAGGSLGYVRVIGNTAHSDDYRDGNNDTVPSRYDKWNGDVTLGWTPDADTLLELTAGKGDGEARYAGRGMDGSQFKRESLGLRFERSNLGEVLDKVEAQVYYNYADHVMDNYTLRTPSGTGMMAGPMASNVDRRTLGARIKATWRWADVQLISGLDAQVNEHRQRSSMGVDTYKELPRTKDADFHNYGAFSELTWYAADRDRLVTGARLDRASAKDYRQSIGSGMMARPNPTADDTRADSLPSGFVRYEHDLADSPTTVYAGLGHAQRFPDYWELFSANAGPSGSRNAFDAIKPEKTTQLDVGLQYKTETLEAWASAYVGQVRDYILFDYTPGMMGSTSRAENIDARIMGGELGAAYQLTERWKADATLAYAWGKNSSDGSALAQMPPLDARLGLTYSADRWSAGALWRVVAAQHRVDENKGNVVGKDYGTSSGFGVFSLNGAYRINQHWKVSSGVDNLFGKAYAEHLNLAGNAGFGYPASDPQAINEPGRTLWTKVDMSF from the coding sequence ATGTCCAGGTTTTCTGCCGGCATCGCTTTGGGCTCCGCCCAGGCCAACTGCCCCCCGAATGAGCCACGGGTTCGTTTACCCTCCACAGTCGCCGCCCTGTGCGGCTTGCTACTGACCCCTCACGCCCTGGCCGATGAGCACGATCATCATCAAGGCCAGGTTGAAGAACTGAGCCCGACGGTCATCACCGCCATTGCGCCCAGCTCACCCCTGACCGTCGTCACCAACCCCAAGGACCCACGCCAGCCCGTACCGGCCAGCGACGGCGGTGACTACCTCAAGACCATTCCCGGCTTCGCTCTGGTGCGCAACGGCGGCACCAACGGTGACCCAGTGTTGCGCGGCATGTTCGGCTCACGGCTGAATATCCTCACCAACGGCAGCATGCTGCTGGGGGCCTGCCCCGGTCGGATGGACGCGCCGACGTCCTACATCTCGCCGGAAACCTACGACAAGCTCACAGTGATCAAGGGCCCGCAGACGGTGCTCTGGGGCCCTGGTTCGTCCGCCGGGACCATCCTGTTCGACCGCGAGCCGGAGCAGTTCGGCGAACTGGGCACCCGGGTCAACGCCAGCGTGCTGGCCGGTTCCAACGGTCGCTTCGACAAAGTGCTGGACGCCGCGGCGGGCGGGTCGCTGGGCTACGTACGGGTGATCGGCAACACCGCCCATTCGGACGACTACCGCGATGGCAACAACGACACGGTGCCGTCGCGCTACGACAAGTGGAACGGCGACGTCACCCTGGGCTGGACACCCGACGCCGATACCCTGCTGGAGCTGACCGCCGGCAAGGGCGACGGCGAAGCGCGCTACGCCGGGCGCGGCATGGATGGCTCGCAGTTCAAGCGCGAAAGCCTCGGGCTGCGTTTCGAACGCTCGAACCTGGGCGAGGTGCTGGACAAGGTCGAGGCCCAGGTCTACTACAACTACGCCGACCATGTGATGGACAACTACACGCTGCGCACGCCGTCCGGCACCGGGATGATGGCCGGGCCCATGGCCTCCAACGTCGACCGGCGCACCCTCGGCGCGCGCATCAAGGCCACCTGGCGCTGGGCCGATGTGCAACTGATCAGCGGCCTCGACGCCCAGGTCAACGAACATCGCCAACGCAGCAGCATGGGCGTCGACACCTACAAAGAGCTACCACGCACCAAGGATGCCGACTTCCACAACTACGGCGCGTTCAGCGAGCTGACCTGGTACGCCGCCGACCGCGACAGGTTGGTCACCGGCGCCCGCCTTGACCGGGCCTCGGCCAAGGATTACCGGCAGAGCATCGGCTCCGGCATGATGGCCCGGCCCAATCCCACCGCCGACGACACCCGCGCCGACTCCCTGCCCAGCGGCTTCGTCCGCTACGAGCACGACCTGGCGGACAGCCCGACGACGGTTTACGCCGGCCTGGGGCATGCACAGCGTTTCCCGGACTACTGGGAGCTGTTCTCGGCGAACGCCGGCCCCAGCGGTTCACGCAACGCCTTCGACGCGATCAAGCCGGAGAAGACCACCCAACTGGATGTCGGCCTGCAATACAAGACCGAGACCCTCGAAGCCTGGGCCTCGGCGTATGTCGGGCAGGTGCGCGACTACATCCTGTTCGACTACACGCCCGGCATGATGGGCAGCACCTCCCGGGCCGAGAACATCGACGCGCGGATCATGGGCGGTGAGCTCGGCGCGGCCTATCAGTTGACCGAGCGCTGGAAGGCCGATGCGACACTGGCCTACGCCTGGGGCAAGAACAGCAGCGACGGCAGCGCCCTGGCGCAAATGCCGCCGTTGGATGCCCGCCTGGGCCTGACCTACAGCGCCGACCGCTGGAGCGCCGGTGCGCTGTGGCGCGTGGTGGCGGCGCAGCACCGGGTTGATGAGAACAAGGGCAACGTGGTGGGCAAGGACTACGGCACCAGCTCAGGGTTCGGGGTCTTCTCCCTCAACGGCGCCTATCGCATCAATCAACACTGGAAGGTCAGCAGCGGCGTCGACAACCTGTTCGGCAAAGCCTATGCCGAGCACCTGAACCTGGCCGGCAACGCCGGGTTCGGCTACCCGGCCAGCGACCCGCAAGCCATCAACGAACCGGGGCGCACGCTCTGGACCAAGGTGGATATGAGTTTCTAA
- a CDS encoding cobalt-precorrin-6A synthase, with translation MRDETAEQPAPLRSGLTTGSCATATSLAAARLLLRGTEADAVDIVLPKGKQVQMRLEFCRLTEQGAEAGTIKDAGDDPDVTHGALLFSQVRLIAEPGVRFIAGRGVGTVTRPGLVLAVGEPAINPVPRKMISDHLGRLAEETGYTAGFEVTVNVEGGEALALKTMNPRLGILGGLSILGTSGIVRPFSCAAYIASIHQGIDVAKTNGYLHIAACTGNASEDTMRRVYQLPEIALIEMGDFVGAVLKHVRKVPVDRLSLCGGFGKISKLAAGHMDLHSRHSSIDLPQLAGWAAAIGADEALQQGIRAANTSQQALAMASAAGIALGDAVCEHALAFARSVVPAQVQVEVFAIDRQGGIVGHAGAFT, from the coding sequence ATGCGTGACGAAACCGCCGAACAACCCGCGCCCCTGCGCAGCGGCCTGACCACCGGCAGTTGCGCCACGGCCACCAGCCTGGCGGCCGCTCGATTACTGCTGCGCGGCACCGAAGCCGATGCCGTGGACATCGTACTGCCCAAAGGCAAGCAGGTGCAGATGCGCCTGGAGTTCTGCCGGCTGACCGAACAAGGCGCCGAAGCCGGGACGATCAAGGACGCCGGCGATGACCCGGACGTGACCCACGGCGCCCTATTGTTTTCCCAGGTGCGCTTGATCGCCGAGCCCGGTGTACGTTTCATCGCCGGCCGCGGCGTCGGCACCGTGACGCGGCCGGGGCTGGTGCTGGCCGTCGGGGAGCCGGCGATCAACCCGGTGCCGCGCAAAATGATCAGCGATCACCTCGGCCGACTGGCCGAAGAGACCGGCTACACCGCCGGTTTCGAAGTCACGGTCAATGTCGAGGGCGGTGAAGCCCTGGCGCTGAAAACCATGAACCCGCGGCTGGGGATCCTGGGCGGCCTGTCGATCCTCGGCACCAGCGGCATCGTCCGGCCGTTCTCCTGCGCGGCCTACATCGCCTCGATCCACCAGGGCATCGACGTGGCGAAGACCAACGGCTACCTGCACATCGCCGCCTGCACCGGCAATGCCAGCGAAGACACCATGCGCCGGGTCTACCAGTTGCCGGAAATCGCCCTGATCGAAATGGGCGATTTCGTCGGCGCGGTGCTCAAGCACGTGCGCAAGGTCCCGGTGGACAGGCTCAGCCTCTGCGGCGGCTTTGGCAAAATCAGCAAGCTCGCCGCCGGCCACATGGACCTGCACAGCCGTCATTCGAGCATCGACCTGCCGCAACTGGCGGGTTGGGCCGCGGCGATCGGTGCCGACGAGGCCTTGCAGCAGGGCATCCGCGCCGCCAACACCAGCCAGCAAGCCCTGGCGATGGCCAGCGCGGCCGGCATCGCCCTTGGCGACGCCGTGTGCGAACACGCCCTGGCCTTCGCCCGCAGCGTGGTGCCGGCGCAGGTTCAAGTCGAAGTCTTTGCCATCGATCGCCAGGGCGGGATCGTCGGCCACGCCGGAGCCTTTACATGA
- a CDS encoding histidinol phosphatase, which translates to MTSLTLSHLAWTPLGHGHCHHQFQLRDVTLHVAAGEFVGLIGPNGSGKTSLLRCAYRFSRPEHGEVTLAHHNVWQQSSRWCAQRIAVVLQEFPDAFGLSVAEVVAMGRMPHKGLFDGDSHEDRRLVLAALASAGLEGFEDHGFATLSGGEKQRVILARALAQQPQLLILDEPTNHLDPHYQLQLLQLIKGLGIGTLASLHDLNLAAAFCDRLYVIDHGRVVASGTPAQVLTVELLRDVFGIDALVDEHPLSGYPRITWITQP; encoded by the coding sequence ATGACCTCGCTGACCCTCTCCCACCTCGCCTGGACGCCCCTGGGCCATGGCCACTGCCATCACCAGTTCCAGCTGCGTGACGTCACGTTGCACGTGGCGGCCGGGGAGTTCGTCGGCTTGATCGGGCCCAACGGCAGCGGCAAGACCAGCCTGCTGCGCTGCGCGTATCGCTTCAGTCGGCCGGAACACGGCGAGGTCACGCTGGCGCATCACAACGTCTGGCAGCAATCCTCACGCTGGTGCGCCCAACGCATCGCCGTGGTGCTGCAAGAGTTTCCCGACGCCTTCGGCCTGAGCGTGGCGGAAGTCGTCGCCATGGGCCGCATGCCCCACAAGGGCCTGTTCGACGGCGACAGCCACGAGGATCGGCGCCTGGTCCTCGCCGCGCTGGCCTCGGCGGGGCTCGAAGGCTTCGAGGACCACGGATTCGCCACGCTGTCGGGCGGTGAAAAGCAGCGGGTGATCCTGGCCCGCGCCCTGGCCCAGCAGCCGCAACTGCTGATCCTCGATGAGCCGACCAACCACCTCGACCCGCATTACCAACTGCAATTGCTGCAACTGATCAAGGGGCTGGGCATCGGCACCCTCGCCAGCCTCCATGACCTGAACCTGGCCGCCGCGTTCTGCGACCGGCTGTACGTGATCGATCACGGTCGCGTCGTCGCCAGCGGCACACCCGCACAAGTGCTGACCGTGGAGCTACTGCGCGACGTGTTCGGCATCGACGCCCTGGTGGACGAACACCCTTTGTCCGGCTACCCACGAATCACTTGGATAACCCAACCATGA
- a CDS encoding peptidase, giving the protein MSQPKPNFYNLAWRWHFYAGLFVAPFMVMLALTGIIYLFKPQLDPLMYGSLLNVPAGHHTLAADDLLKQVRQAYPEGQVKQYLPPINAERSAQFVVIDKGRELNVFIDPYHGDVLGEQDAKNNLQAMARAIHGELLIGTVGDRLVEMAAGWGVVLVVSGLFLWWPRGQSSAGVLWPRWNARGRLFWRDLHVVIGFWGAALLLVMLLSGMTWTGFWGKQYADLWNRFPAAMWNDVPKSDVEAGSLNNAHRQTVPWAMENTPMPMSGDHAEHMNHGGAHEGPAAPTVSLQAVQDIARERNVEPGYSITLPTTSTGVFTIAVFADDPRNDATLHVDQYTGKVLADVRWAHYSVVARATETGVMLHEGKMFGPVNQILVLLICLMILLSAVSGLVIWWKRRPQGKFGVPPLRHELPTWKTGVFIMLALAVVFPLVGASLVVVWLLDRLVVRANRRAEVASSSS; this is encoded by the coding sequence ATGAGCCAACCGAAACCGAATTTCTACAACCTGGCCTGGCGCTGGCATTTCTATGCCGGGCTGTTCGTGGCGCCGTTCATGGTGATGCTGGCCCTGACCGGCATCATTTACCTGTTCAAGCCACAACTCGATCCACTGATGTACGGCAGCCTGTTGAACGTGCCGGCCGGACACCACACCCTGGCGGCGGATGACCTGCTCAAGCAGGTTCGCCAGGCCTACCCCGAGGGCCAGGTCAAACAGTACCTGCCACCGATCAACGCCGAGCGCAGCGCGCAATTCGTGGTGATCGACAAGGGCCGCGAACTGAACGTGTTCATCGACCCTTACCATGGCGACGTCCTCGGCGAACAGGATGCCAAGAACAACCTGCAGGCCATGGCGCGGGCCATTCACGGCGAGTTGCTGATCGGCACCGTCGGTGACCGTCTGGTGGAAATGGCCGCCGGCTGGGGGGTGGTGCTGGTGGTCTCGGGCTTGTTCCTGTGGTGGCCGCGCGGGCAGTCGTCGGCCGGCGTGCTGTGGCCTCGCTGGAACGCCCGCGGCCGCTTGTTCTGGCGCGACCTGCATGTGGTCATCGGTTTCTGGGGCGCGGCCTTGCTGTTGGTGATGCTGCTCAGCGGCATGACCTGGACCGGCTTCTGGGGCAAGCAATACGCCGATCTCTGGAACCGCTTCCCGGCGGCGATGTGGAACGACGTCCCCAAGTCCGACGTCGAGGCGGGCAGCCTCAACAACGCCCACCGCCAGACCGTGCCCTGGGCCATGGAAAACACCCCGATGCCGATGTCCGGCGACCACGCCGAACACATGAACCACGGCGGCGCCCACGAAGGCCCCGCCGCACCGACCGTCAGCCTGCAAGCGGTGCAGGACATCGCCCGCGAGCGCAACGTGGAACCGGGCTACAGCATCACCCTGCCGACCACATCGACCGGCGTGTTCACCATCGCCGTGTTCGCCGATGACCCGCGCAACGACGCGACGCTGCATGTCGACCAATACACCGGCAAGGTCTTGGCCGATGTGCGCTGGGCCCACTACAGCGTGGTCGCCCGCGCCACCGAGACCGGCGTGATGCTGCACGAGGGCAAGATGTTCGGCCCGGTGAACCAGATCCTCGTGCTGCTGATTTGCCTGATGATCCTGCTCAGTGCCGTCAGTGGCCTGGTGATCTGGTGGAAGCGCCGGCCACAGGGCAAGTTCGGCGTGCCGCCCTTGCGTCACGAGCTGCCGACCTGGAAGACCGGGGTCTTCATCATGCTCGCCCTGGCGGTGGTGTTTCCGCTGGTGGGCGCCTCGCTGGTGGTGGTGTGGCTGCTGGATCGGCTGGTGGTGCGCGCCAATCGCCGGGCTGAGGTGGCTTCATCTTCAAGTTGA
- a CDS encoding copper chaperone: MLNRLILLAALLLPVGLAQAHQYKAGELEIAHPWSQELPPNAPTVAAYFVIHNAGASADTLLGVDSPIAGKAELHEHVKQDDLMKMQPVPSVTIAPGATVTFAPMAYHVMLLDLKDRSLLTDGKRFAMTLHFEKAGDVTVDVAVQKKAPDGTKTEAHTH, encoded by the coding sequence ATGTTGAACCGTCTTATCCTGCTGGCTGCCCTGCTGCTTCCCGTTGGCCTTGCCCAGGCTCATCAATACAAGGCTGGCGAACTCGAGATCGCCCACCCCTGGTCCCAGGAACTGCCGCCCAACGCGCCGACCGTGGCCGCGTATTTCGTGATCCACAACGCAGGCGCAAGCGCGGACACCCTGCTGGGCGTCGATTCGCCGATCGCCGGCAAGGCCGAGCTTCACGAGCATGTGAAGCAAGACGACCTGATGAAGATGCAACCGGTGCCCAGCGTCACCATCGCCCCTGGCGCGACCGTTACGTTCGCCCCGATGGCTTATCACGTGATGCTGCTGGACCTGAAGGACCGCAGCCTGCTGACCGACGGCAAACGCTTTGCCATGACCCTGCATTTCGAGAAAGCCGGGGATGTCACGGTCGACGTGGCGGTGCAGAAGAAAGCCCCGGACGGGACTAAAACCGAAGCCCACACGCACTGA
- a CDS encoding cobalt-precorrin-6X reductase (CobK/CbiJ; there are 2 pathways for cobalamin (vitamin B12) production, one aerobic (ex. P. denitrificans), the other anaerobic (ex. S. typhimurium); the CobK/CbiJ perform similar reactions in both; the anaerobic pathway includes the use of a chelated cobalt ion in order for ring contraction to occur; CobK thus converts precorrin 6 into dihydro-precorrin 6 while CbiJ converts cobalt-precorrin 6 into cobalt-deihydro-precorrin 6), protein MKRILLLGGVTEALAIARTLGPSHIYSLAGVGRVPTDLACQVRVGGYGGAQGLAQFIREQGIDLLLDATHPYAAQISHNAAQAARTCAIACWALRRPAWQPQAGDDWREVADWAELTQALQPFQRPLFTLGREPLQHLHEIPPGQFWTLRALDVYPGNERCEVIGARGPFHIQGERELFERRQIDVLVSKNSGSTATEPKLEVARERGVPVLVLKRPVLPEVDRVFETADQVLQGLRHLVGL, encoded by the coding sequence ATGAAACGCATCCTGCTGCTGGGCGGCGTCACCGAAGCCCTGGCGATCGCTCGCACCCTCGGCCCGTCCCACATCTACAGCCTGGCGGGCGTGGGTCGCGTGCCCACCGACCTGGCGTGCCAGGTACGCGTCGGCGGCTACGGCGGTGCGCAAGGCCTGGCGCAATTCATCCGCGAGCAAGGTATCGACCTGCTGCTGGATGCGACGCACCCCTACGCCGCGCAAATCAGCCACAACGCCGCCCAGGCGGCACGCACCTGCGCCATTGCGTGCTGGGCCCTGCGCCGTCCGGCCTGGCAACCCCAGGCCGGCGATGACTGGCGCGAAGTGGCCGACTGGGCCGAACTGACCCAGGCCCTGCAACCCTTCCAGCGCCCACTGTTCACCCTCGGCCGCGAACCGCTGCAACATCTGCACGAAATTCCCCCCGGACAATTCTGGACCCTGCGCGCCCTGGACGTGTACCCCGGCAACGAACGCTGCGAAGTCATCGGCGCCCGCGGGCCGTTCCACATTCAAGGCGAGCGCGAACTGTTCGAGCGACGGCAGATTGATGTACTGGTCAGCAAGAACAGCGGCAGCACCGCCACCGAACCCAAGCTGGAAGTGGCGCGCGAGCGTGGAGTGCCGGTGCTGGTGTTGAAGCGGCCGGTGTTGCCGGAGGTGGATCGGGTGTTCGAGACGGCAGATCAGGTGCTGCAGGGGCTGCGGCATTTGGTCGGACTATAA
- a CDS encoding iron ABC transporter substrate-binding protein, whose amino-acid sequence MTSRFLLLLALLLGSAPALADATHYPLTIQSCDRQVVFDQAPRHAVSHDINMTQMMLALGLKPRMVGYSGISGWKSVTPEMAKILDGLPELAAKYPSVETLLNADVDFFFAGWDYGMRVGGDLTPQTLQPLGINVYELTESCAFVMKRPAASLDDTYNDLRNLGRIFDVQDRANQLIASMQAQVADIRQHLPTRQPRVFLYDSGEDRAMTSGRLGMPQALIEAAGGRNILDDLETSWTRVNWENVVERNPEVIVIVDYGEVSAQQKEQFLLNHPALQSVDAIKQRRFIVIPYVQATPGIDNVLAVRTLAQGFHAQ is encoded by the coding sequence ATGACCTCGCGTTTTCTGCTGTTGCTCGCGCTGCTGCTGGGCAGCGCCCCGGCCCTGGCCGACGCCACCCACTACCCGTTGACGATCCAGAGTTGCGACCGCCAGGTGGTGTTCGACCAAGCCCCCCGGCATGCCGTCAGCCACGACATCAACATGACCCAGATGATGCTCGCCCTGGGCCTCAAGCCCCGCATGGTCGGCTACAGCGGTATCAGCGGCTGGAAGTCGGTGACCCCCGAAATGGCGAAGATCCTCGACGGCCTGCCGGAACTGGCGGCCAAGTACCCGTCGGTGGAAACCCTGCTCAATGCCGACGTGGATTTCTTTTTCGCCGGCTGGGACTACGGCATGCGCGTGGGCGGCGACCTGACGCCGCAGACGCTGCAACCGCTGGGCATCAACGTGTACGAGCTGACCGAGTCCTGCGCGTTCGTGATGAAGCGCCCCGCCGCGTCGTTGGACGACACCTACAACGACCTGCGCAATCTGGGCAGGATCTTCGATGTGCAGGATCGCGCCAACCAATTGATCGCCTCGATGCAGGCCCAGGTGGCCGACATCCGCCAGCACCTGCCCACCCGGCAACCCCGTGTGTTCCTGTACGACAGCGGCGAAGACCGGGCCATGACCTCCGGGCGCCTGGGCATGCCCCAGGCGCTGATCGAAGCGGCCGGCGGGCGCAACATCCTCGACGACCTGGAGACCAGTTGGACCCGGGTGAACTGGGAGAACGTGGTCGAGCGCAACCCCGAGGTCATCGTGATCGTCGACTACGGCGAAGTCAGCGCGCAGCAGAAGGAACAGTTCCTGCTGAACCACCCGGCCCTGCAATCGGTGGACGCCATCAAGCAGCGGCGCTTCATCGTGATCCCCTACGTCCAGGCCACGCCGGGCATCGATAACGTACTGGCGGTACGAACCCTGGCGCAGGGCTTTCACGCCCAATGA
- a CDS encoding ABC transporter permease has translation MNSRRYGALLIALGALLLVSCVVSLGFGPARVPVAVVWDILLNKAFGVGSVHWTAGQEHIVWLIRVPRLLLGALVGAGLALIGAVLQAVTRNPLADPHLLGVTSGATLGAVIVVLHVGELIGLLTLPLAAFIGALLSMLLVLAIASRQGRLESDRLLLCGVAVSFVMMAAANLLLFLGDHRASSAVMFWMLGGLGLARWELLAVPAASVLLGLVLLLGMARPLNALMAGEQTAVTLGLNAAKVRLWIFLIASLMTGVLVSISGSIGFVGLMVPHIARRLVGAEHRRLLPACVLLGSLFLVWVDVAARTLIAPEDLPIGVATAAIGGLFFIGLMRRR, from the coding sequence ATGAACAGCCGTCGCTATGGCGCACTACTGATCGCCCTCGGGGCGCTGCTGCTGGTGTCGTGCGTGGTGTCCCTGGGCTTCGGCCCGGCGCGGGTGCCCGTGGCGGTGGTCTGGGACATCCTGCTGAACAAGGCCTTCGGCGTAGGCAGCGTGCATTGGACCGCTGGCCAGGAACACATCGTCTGGCTGATCCGCGTGCCGCGCCTGCTGCTCGGCGCCCTGGTGGGCGCGGGGCTGGCGTTGATCGGCGCGGTGCTGCAAGCGGTCACGCGCAACCCGCTGGCCGACCCGCACCTGCTGGGGGTCACGTCCGGGGCGACCCTGGGGGCGGTCATCGTCGTGCTGCATGTCGGTGAACTCATCGGCCTGTTGACCTTGCCCCTTGCCGCGTTCATCGGCGCGTTGCTGAGCATGCTGCTGGTGCTGGCGATCGCCAGCCGACAGGGGCGCCTGGAAAGCGATCGCTTGCTGCTGTGCGGCGTGGCCGTGTCCTTCGTGATGATGGCGGCGGCCAACCTGCTGCTGTTCCTGGGTGACCACCGCGCCAGTTCCGCGGTGATGTTCTGGATGCTCGGCGGCCTGGGCCTGGCGCGCTGGGAACTGCTCGCCGTGCCGGCCGCCAGCGTGCTGCTGGGGCTGGTGTTGCTGCTGGGCATGGCCCGACCGCTGAACGCCCTGATGGCCGGCGAACAGACCGCCGTGACCCTGGGCCTGAACGCCGCGAAAGTGCGACTGTGGATCTTCCTGATCGCCTCGCTGATGACCGGGGTGCTGGTGTCCATCAGCGGTTCGATTGGCTTCGTCGGGCTGATGGTCCCGCACATCGCCCGGCGCCTGGTGGGCGCCGAGCATCGCCGCCTGCTGCCCGCTTGCGTGCTGCTGGGCAGCCTGTTCCTGGTGTGGGTGGACGTGGCCGCCCGCACCTTGATCGCCCCCGAGGACCTGCCGATCGGCGTTGCCACCGCGGCCATCGGCGGGCTGTTCTTCATTGGGTTGATGCGCCGGCGCTGA